In a single window of the Rhopalosiphum padi isolate XX-2018 chromosome 1, ASM2088224v1, whole genome shotgun sequence genome:
- the LOC132932136 gene encoding uncharacterized protein LOC132932136, which yields METYYVCNGNLVKRDTEIDSKDIFVIEEPFETYDNNIIQDEPPQLEADILEESRKRNCREWSQYETKILLDMFRRNVTQVGPMKKFKSKREMFKCIAQTISTKLNITRSAHQCENRYKTVVNQRKVGCSILQKSVSNVEKKLNEEERSQNDVSASVSADHDYNGQNSGTNGQCTMKSLNEWGVDDTKLLMELYRKNISKVGLERTFRTKLKMFEYIADTINNILNITRTAEQCLNRYKTIFRRKKCKQNRLNNDMSINNIVIEDNLNNSDNSNCDTHFVDDLYESEFNTHIYDGKTLRKVVKQPKIVPKLLSKEPDTSQDTVLTRTLREIANQKERTLLKIAANQERAEERRHQETLTLIRQLGETIVQYIGNQQGVTSEQHY from the exons ATGGAGACGTATTACGTGTGCAATGGAAATCTAGTTAAACGAGACACTGaaattg attCTAAAGATATATTTGTCATTGAAGAACCATTTGAAacatatgacaataatattattcaagatGAACCGCCACAACTTGAAGCTGATATTCTTGAAGAATctc gAAAAAGAAATTGTCGAGAATGGAGTCAATATGAAACAAAGATTCTTTTGGATATGTTTAGACGAAATGTTACTCAAGTAGGACcgatgaaaaaatttaaaagtaaacgaGAAATGTTCAAATGTATAGCACAAACAATATCTACTAAATTAAACATCACCAGAAGTGCTCATCAATgtgaaaatag ATATAAAACGGTAGTAAATCAACGAAAAGTTGGATGTTCAATATTACAAAAGTCTGTGTCAAATGTCGAAAAGAAATTAAATGAAGAAGAAAGATCTCAaaatgatgtatcagcttcagtgTCAGCAGATCATGATTATAATGGACAAAACTCTGGAACTAATG gtCAATGCACTATGAAATCTTTGAATGAATGGGGTGTTGATGATACTAAGCTTCTAATGGAATTGTACAGAAAGAACATTTCTAAAGTTGGACTGGAAAGAACATTCAggactaaattaaaaatgtttgagtaTATAGCAGAtaccattaataatatactaaatatcacAAGAACTGCTGAGCAATGTCTAAATAG atataaaaccatatttagaagaaaaaaatgtaaacagaaTAGATTAAACAATGATATGTCCATAAACAATATAGTTATagaagataatttaaataacagtgATAATTCAAACTGTGATACACATTTTGTTGATG ATTTGTATGAATCTGAATTTAACACTCACATTTATGATGGAAAAACATTAAGAAAGGTTGTTAAGCAGCCAAAGATAGTTCCTAAACTATTATCCAAAGAGCCTGATACTAGTCAGGATACAGTGTTGACAAGGACTCTGAGGGAGATTGCCAACCAAAAAGAAAGGACGCTATTAAAAATTGCAGCAAACCAAGAGCGTGCAGAAGAACGAAGGCATCAAGAAACTTTGACACTTATCCGACAActtg gtgAAACTATTGTTCAATACATTGGAAATCAACAAGGTGTTACATCTGAACAgcattattaa